AAATGTCTGAACCGCGGATGGTCAATGTACGACTGCGATGGCCATTACTTCGACGAGTTCCCCTTCCCCATATAGATCGTCTACAGCGGTCCAGATCATCGATTGAAGACCTTTAGGGAAATATTTCTGAAGGATCGGAATGGGTGATTTCCAGATATCGCCTGCTTTTAAACCTTCGGCGTCTTTATCAACAAAGTTTTGAAGGTACACTATGTCATCCATAGTACCGCCGAAATGCTCGACAACCGCTTTGACATTTTCAAGGGCATATTTGTACTGTTCTTCAAAAGAACCAAATAACATTTTCGGCTGACCGTTGGCTTTCACATCCCTTGTATGTGCAAGCTGCCCTGATATGAAAATCAGATTTCCAGTCCTTACACCTTGAGCATACGACCACTCCTTTTCCCAGGGAATACCAAATTCATATTTCACCGGCGCAAAGGACTTTTTGTAATCGTCAATCGCTTTCTGCGCTTCAATGCGCGCCAGTTCTTTCACTTTCTGTTCGCTCGTGCCGCAGCCTGAGGCAATGACGAATAACATGCAAAGCACTAACAATAGTACAGATTTCATAGTATGACCCCCTTCCTAACCCATAGATGCCGAAACAAGTTCGGCATGACACGTGTCATCCTGAACTCGTTGCCGCTTCGCGGGAACGATAAAACCGTTTCAGGATCTAAACACTCAAAACATGCGCAATTATTTATGTCGTCATGTATAGAACAAAACGATACGTTTATTTTTCCCCCCTTAACAAGGGGGGATGTCCGAAGGACAGAGGGGATTTTGTTTTTATTCTGTCTCCTGTCTCCTGACTTCTGACTCCTGCCTTCTATTTTATCGTCGTTACCTCCAGATCATCGAACCATGTGGTCCCCGCGCCGTCCTGCTGGAGCATTATCATGAGACAGCCTGCCAGCTCCGGCGCCGGACCGACTTCCATATCCAGTTTCGTCCAGCCGTTGGATCCGGTGAGTTTTTTCGCGGTGATGACCGGGTATTCCTGGGTGAAATTCGGCACATGGTACTGCACCGCCATAGTGGAACCAGCGCCGCTCACTCCCTCAGTTTTTACATAACACGACACCCGAAAGCCTTTGGAGAGCGAGAACGGCTCCGCGAAATATCCCTCGCCGTCGCCCTGGTAGGTCTGCCACCTTGAGAGGCCGCTGTCTTTTTTGTCGATTTTCAGGCTGAACGAATCTCTCCGGCCGGAGGTTTTATCCCAGGATGTACCGTTCCCGATGTTGATCCAGGGGAATGGATCGACCCTGCCCTCCGCGACCCCGTCGAGCGCAAGCCCCCTGGCAAAGCCGGACACCCGCTCATAGACGGGATATTCATTCCCCAGCTTCCACTCGCCTGGGGTCCATGCGGGAAGCTTGCCTTCTTTCACCATCGCCTGCGCTTTATCGTTCGGGCAGTTCATGACCCTGAAATGGGCGAGGATAGGTTTGTCCATCTCGGCGGTTGTAATGGTGCGGCCAAGGTGTATGTCGTACCCCCACCAGCAGATGCTGATGCCCGATTTCTCTGCGGTGTCCCCCACAAACTGGATAGCGGGGTTGCCGTCCGGCTCGTAAGCGGTGACAAACATCCCGTCCGGTTTCAGCTTGATGCCGCCCTTGAGCGAGGTGGTGAAATGGTTGATGGGCAGGGAAACGATTCCGGCGCCCGATTCATAGACAAATCTCTGGTATCGCCGCTCCCACATGCCGGGGAAGCTCACCGCCGGCCCGGGGCAGCCGGTCAGCCAGGGATCGCAGAACTCGAACTGACGAGTTCCGGCGCGGAAGAAATCGGCGCTGTTAAAGGTGAGCCAGGCCTGAAAATCGTACACATAGCTCCCCGCGGTCTCATCGTAGGTGAGGGTCAGGATTCTCCTGGAATCGGCGATGCCGCCGCGGTCGCGGGTGTTGAAGGTTACCGTGAGTTTATCCGTACCGCTGCCTTTGACATCGATGTTCACCACCTGGTCGGTGGCAAGTTTCCCGGAGATGAGCACCCAGTAGAGCTGGATGCATTCCACCAGGGGCCCGCTGTCCGGGGTGAGCCGTATGTGACGGAGAACCGGGGGTTTGGGCACGCCGTTGAAGAACATGAGGTCTTCCGCCGGCTGCTCGA
Above is a genomic segment from Candidatus Latescibacter sp. containing:
- a CDS encoding RidA family protein, with product MKSVLLLVLCMLFVIASGCGTSEQKVKELARIEAQKAIDDYKKSFAPVKYEFGIPWEKEWSYAQGVRTGNLIFISGQLAHTRDVKANGQPKMLFGSFEEQYKYALENVKAVVEHFGGTMDDIVYLQNFVDKDAEGLKAGDIWKSPIPILQKYFPKGLQSMIWTAVDDLYGEGELVEVMAIAVVH